AACGGCTGGAATTGACGCCAATGAGCCATTTGATGTTACACCTTATGCGGATGCTACCTTTAAGTATTTCTTAAGAAACCCTATCTCTCAGGAAATGGGGAGAAAGTTCAAGATTTCATTTTCGTCTTCAGATGAAGATACGGGATTGAGCTATCTACATGATTTGGGATTTATCCCTAAAATCAAAGTGATCAATGGACAGGAAGTACGAGGTTTCAAAGTAATGCTGGGTGGAGGATTAGGTTCTCAACCTCGGCATGCGGATGTGTTCTCTGAATTTGTAGAAGCAGATCAGATTATTCCTTTTGCAGAAGCTGTCATTAGAATCTTTGACCGCCATGGTGAAAGAGCTAAGAGAATGAAAGCCAGAATGAAATTTCTGATCAAAGGGATTGGTCTAGAGGCATTTTTGGAATTGGTGGAAAATGAGAAAAAAGCACTTCCATTTAAGTCTTATCCAATAGATCATGAATCATATGATGCTGCCCAAAAGCTTCCTGATGCTCCCTCAGCAGTAGTTGAGGAAGAACTTGGACTTGATTTTGAGCATTTCAAATTGACCAATATTTTACCTCAAAAGCAGAAGGGGTTTGTCTCAGTGGGAGTGAGAGTTCCTTTAGGCGATTTTTATACGGATCAAGCAAGAAAGCTCGCTGATTTGGTAGAAAAATATGCAAGTGCTGAGGTACGCTTTACACTTCGCCAAAACTTCTTAATCCGTGATGTTCGAGAAGATTTGGTTCCTTATTTCTACAAGGAGTTGAAAGAAATAGGTCTGGCCTCTGCTGGGTATAATTCTCTTGGAGATATTACTGCCTGTCCAGGAACGGATACCTGTAATTTAGGTATTGCAAGCTCGACAGGGATTGCAGCTGAGTTAGAAAAAGTAATACTTGCTGAATACCCACAATACCTTAAAAATCAGGATTTGGTCATCAAAATTTCTGGCTGTATGAATGCCTGTGGCCAGCATAATATGGCTCATATTGGTTTCCAGGGCATGTCTATGAAATCAGGAAAAGTAGTAATTCCGGCCCTTCAGGTATTGCTTGGAGGAGGAAATATGGGAGATGGAAATGGTCGTTTCGCAGATAAAGTGACAAAAATCCCAAGTAAGAGAGGTCCACAGGCTTTAAGAATATTATTGGATGATTTTGAAGCAAATGGAAATGGGCAAGACTTCTTAAGTTATTACGACAAAAAAGGTCAAATCTATTTCTATGAATTGCTGAAAGAACTGGGAGATGCTTCTACCGTAACTCCAGCGGATTATGTGGATTGGGGAAATACCGAAGAATATAAAATTGCAGTTGGAGTAGGTGAATGTGCAGGGGTAGTTCTTGACTTGGTAGCTACACTGCTTTTAGAAGCGAAAGAGAAGATAGACATCGCTCAGAAATGCCTTGAAGAGCAACGCTGGTCTGATAGTATTTATCATCACTATGCAGGTTTGATCAATGCTGCAAAAGCGATTTTGCTTAGCGAAAGTGTGAGCACAAACTCCTATGCAAATATCATCAAGCAATTTGATGAAGTGTTTGTTGAAACTGGAAAAATAGAACTTGGTGGAACCTTCTCTGACAAGGTTTATCAAATCAATAAAAATGAACCTACTGAAGCTTTTGCAAATAGCTATGCAGACCAAGCTTTAGAGATTTACGGGAAACTGAAAAGCTTTAGAGAGCAGGAAGTAGAGGTATGAAAATAGAAATTAAACCTAAAGTAACGCTTGTAGGTGCAGGTCCGGGAGATCCGGACCTGATTACCTTAAAAGCAGTACTGGCTTTAAACAATGCGGATGTAGTGCTTTATGATGCTTTAGTGGATCCAGTCTTGTTAAAGCATGCCCCGGATACCGCTAGCAAAGTGTTTGTAGGTAAACGGGTTGGAAAGCATCATTTCCCTCAGCAAGATACCAATGAACTATGTGTGACCATGGCGAAGAAACATGGACATGTGGTTCGACTTAAAGGTGGCGATCCTTTTGTTTTTGGAAGAGGAGCTGAAGAATTAGATTACATCGAAACTTTCGGGATAGAAACTGAAGTAATTCCCGGGATCACTTCAGCGGTTGCAGTCCCTGCGTCAGTTGGAATAGCTGTGACCAAACGCGGTGTTTCAGAAAGCTTTTGGGTAATTACCGGTACTACTTCCGCAGGGAAACTATCTAATGATTTGAGCTTGGCTGCTCAATCCACAGCGACGGTAGTGGTTTTGATGGGGACAAGAAAATTGGAAGAAATTGTTGGGGTATATAAGAACTTTGGTAAAGCAGATCTACCTATTGCAATTATTCAAAGAGGCACAACAAAAGATGAGAAAATCACTGCTGGATTTATAGGAGATATTGTAGAGAAGGCTTTTGAAAACAAGGTTGAAGCTCCGGCGATAATTATTATTGGAGATGTAGTGCGAGAAAGCATTAAATTAGCTGAAGTCTACAGAGAAGCAATATCAGTAGCTGAAAGACAATAGCATGAAGGAAGAAAGTCTGAAAGCTTAAAAAGCAGCTTTAGTCAAAGTTTTCAGGTTTCAAACCTTCTTTCTTGATACTTACCTCTATTATCTTGATACTAATAAAATGAATCATCTATATCCCATATTTCTGAAAGTCCATGAACTGAATATCCTGCTTGTAGGAGGAGGAAATGTAGGGACTGAAAAACTGGAGTTTTTACTCAAGTCTAGTCCTGAGGCACAGGTGACTGCTGTTTCAAAGGAATTCTCTCAAAGTTTTTTAGACTTGGCTCGCGATAGAAAATCGGTACAAATGGTCGAGGATTCGTATGATGAGAAATACCTTAGCTCAAAGCATATGGTGATTGCAGCTACGGATGATAAGGAAGTAAACAAACAAATCAGAGATGAAGCAAAGGCTAGGTTTTTATTGGTAAATGTCGCTGATACTCCTGATCTCTGTGATTTTTATCTGGGTGGAATCGTGACCAAAGGGAATTTAAAAGTTGCGATTAGTACCAATGGAAAATCACCCACTGCAGCAAAACGCCTTCGACAATTGCTAGAAGAAGTACTTCCAGAGGAAATGGACGAATTACTAGATAATCTCAATGCTTATAGAGATACCCTAAAAGGAGATTTTGAATACAAGGTGAAAGCCATGAATAAAATCACCAAAGGGCTAGTGGGAAAGCGATAAACCTTTCCCTTTTTGATTTTGTCCTTACTATAATTGTTGATCTACTCCTGTCATTTCCCAATGACTCAAAGAAACAGGAATACTTCCGATGGAATTGAGTAAATCAAAAAACTTTTTCAGTTCAAATCCAGAAGATTCATTGATTCTGGCGTAGTCTGCCAAAGCATTTTCCAATAAATATTTTCCAGTGATATAGCTGCTGCCATATCCAGGCTGTCTCATGTACAAATGCTGCTCAAACAACAGTAATTCTTTCTCAGTCTTCATCCATCCTCGGGGCGTGTATTCTGAATGGATTTTTCCTGCTTCTACCATAGTCATTTCATTTGCTTGGGCATAAAGAGAACCAAGGCCTCTTGCAGCTCTTTGGGCAATCATGATATAGACAATTTCCCGGGATCTTGGCGA
Above is a window of Algoriphagus machipongonensis DNA encoding:
- a CDS encoding HEPN domain-containing protein, whose translation is MQSFRTELENHIVEQDIIDLEKKIALFNGGNIDEEKFRSLRLARGIYGQRQPGVQMIRIKLPYGRVSSDQLRRICKVSDEYSTGRLHITTRQDIQIHYVSLDRTPELWAELERDDVTIREACGNTVRNVTASETAGIDANEPFDVTPYADATFKYFLRNPISQEMGRKFKISFSSSDEDTGLSYLHDLGFIPKIKVINGQEVRGFKVMLGGGLGSQPRHADVFSEFVEADQIIPFAEAVIRIFDRHGERAKRMKARMKFLIKGIGLEAFLELVENEKKALPFKSYPIDHESYDAAQKLPDAPSAVVEEELGLDFEHFKLTNILPQKQKGFVSVGVRVPLGDFYTDQARKLADLVEKYASAEVRFTLRQNFLIRDVREDLVPYFYKELKEIGLASAGYNSLGDITACPGTDTCNLGIASSTGIAAELEKVILAEYPQYLKNQDLVIKISGCMNACGQHNMAHIGFQGMSMKSGKVVIPALQVLLGGGNMGDGNGRFADKVTKIPSKRGPQALRILLDDFEANGNGQDFLSYYDKKGQIYFYELLKELGDASTVTPADYVDWGNTEEYKIAVGVGECAGVVLDLVATLLLEAKEKIDIAQKCLEEQRWSDSIYHHYAGLINAAKAILLSESVSTNSYANIIKQFDEVFVETGKIELGGTFSDKVYQINKNEPTEAFANSYADQALEIYGKLKSFREQEVEV
- the cobA gene encoding uroporphyrinogen-III C-methyltransferase, which encodes MKIEIKPKVTLVGAGPGDPDLITLKAVLALNNADVVLYDALVDPVLLKHAPDTASKVFVGKRVGKHHFPQQDTNELCVTMAKKHGHVVRLKGGDPFVFGRGAEELDYIETFGIETEVIPGITSAVAVPASVGIAVTKRGVSESFWVITGTTSAGKLSNDLSLAAQSTATVVVLMGTRKLEEIVGVYKNFGKADLPIAIIQRGTTKDEKITAGFIGDIVEKAFENKVEAPAIIIIGDVVRESIKLAEVYREAISVAERQ
- a CDS encoding precorrin-2 dehydrogenase/sirohydrochlorin ferrochelatase family protein is translated as MNHLYPIFLKVHELNILLVGGGNVGTEKLEFLLKSSPEAQVTAVSKEFSQSFLDLARDRKSVQMVEDSYDEKYLSSKHMVIAATDDKEVNKQIRDEAKARFLLVNVADTPDLCDFYLGGIVTKGNLKVAISTNGKSPTAAKRLRQLLEEVLPEEMDELLDNLNAYRDTLKGDFEYKVKAMNKITKGLVGKR